One Aegilops tauschii subsp. strangulata cultivar AL8/78 chromosome 7, Aet v6.0, whole genome shotgun sequence genomic window carries:
- the LOC109754204 gene encoding probable galacturonosyltransferase 9 has product MAGGRPFRPSAPRRAAFAALLTLLLLASLAFLLSSAPAAASSRSSASSPPSRLAAIRRHAADHAAVLAAYAAHARKLKEASAAQSLSFSALSSDLSALSSRLASRGPLPEDARRPLEKEARERIKHARLLAADSKEGFDTQSKIQKLSDTVFAVGEQLARSRRAGRMSSRIAAGSTPKSLHCLAMRLLEARLAKSSAFADDPDPSPAFEDPSLYHYAIFSDNVLAVSVVIASATRAAADPSRHVFHVVTAPMYLPAFRVWFARRPPPLGVHVQLIAYSDFPFLNASSSPVFRQIEAGKRDVTLVDYLRFYLPDMFPALQRVVLLEDDVVVQKDLAALWHVDLDGKVNGAVEMCFGGFRRYRKYLNFTQAIVRDRFSPSACAWEYGVNVFDLEAWRRDGCTDLFHQYMELNVDGALWDPTSVLPAGLMTFYGNTKPLDKSWHVMGLGYNPSISPEVIRGAAVIHFNGNMKPWLDVAFNQYKALWTKHVDTEMEFLTLCNFGL; this is encoded by the exons ATGGCCGGCGGCCGCCCGTTCCGGCCGTCCGCGCCGCGCCGGGCCGCGTTCGCCGCCCTGCTGACGCTCCTCCTCCTGGCGTCCCTCGCATTCCTCCTCTCctccgcccccgccgccgcctcctcccgctcCTCGGCATCGTCCCCGCCGTCCCGCCTCGCCGCCATCCGCCGCCACGCCGCTGACCACGCGGCCGTCCTGGCCGCCTACGCCGCCCACGCGCGCAAGCTCAAGGAGGCCTCGGCCGCGCAGTCGCTCTCCTTCTCCGCCCTCTCCTCCGACCTCTCCGCGCTCTCCTCCCGCCTCGCCTCCCGCGGCCCCCTCCCGGAGGACGCCCGCAGGCCCCTCGAGAAGGAGGCCCGCGAGCGCATCAAGCACgcccgcctcctcgccgccgactcCAAGGAGGGCTTCGACACGCAGTCCAAGATCCAGAAGCTCTCCGACACCGTCTTCGCCGTCGGCGAGCAGCTCGCCCGCTCCCGCCGCGCCGGCCGCATGTCCTCCCGCATCGCCGCCGGCTCCACCCCCAAGTCCCTGCATTGCCTCGCCATGCGCCTCCTTGAGGCCCGCCTCGCCAAGTCCTCCGCCTTCGCCGACGACCCCGACCCGTCCCCCGCGTTCGAGGACCCCTCGCTCTACCACTACGCCATCTTCTCCGACAACGTCCTCGCCGTCTCCGTCGTGATTGCCTCCGCGACGCGCGCCGCCGCTGACCCCTCGCGCCACGTCTTCCACGTGGTCACCGCGCCCATGTACCTGCCTGCATTCCGCGTCTGGTtcgcgcgccgcccgccgccgcttgGCGTGCACGTCCAGCTCATCGCCTACTCCGACTTCCCGTTCCTCAACGCCTCATCCTCGCCGGTGTTCAGGCAGATTGAGGCCGGCAAGAGGGACGTGACGTTGGTCGATTACCTGAGATTCTACCTCCCGGACATGTTCCCGGCGCTGCAGAGGGTAGTGCTCTTGGAAGATGATGTGGTGGTGCAGAAGGATTTGGCGGCCCTTTGGCATGTCGACTTGGATGGGAAGGTGAATGGCGCCGTGGAGATGTGCTTCGGGGGGTTCAGGAGGTACAGGAAGTATCTCAACTTCACGCAGGCCATAGTGCGTGACAGGTTTAGTCCCAGTGCCTGTGCGTGGGAGTATGGGGTCAATGTATTTGATCTCGAGGCATGGCGACGGGATGGCTGCACCGATTTGTTTCATCAATACATGGAGCTG AATGTGGATGGTGCACTCTGGGATCCAACATCTGTTCTACCAGCAGGGCTGATGACATTCTATGGCAATACCAAGCCACTTGATAAGTCATGGCATGTGATGGGTCTTGGATATAATCCAAGCATCAGCCCTGAGGTTATCCGTGGTGCTGCAGTGATACACTTTAATGGAAATATGAAGCCATGGCTTGATGTTGCTTTCAACCAGTACAAGGCACTGTGGACCAAGCATGTAGACACTGAAATGGAGTTCCTCACACTATGTAACTTTGGTCTCTGA